One Rickettsia akari str. Hartford genomic window, TTGGAGGTGGTTCAGTAAAATGCTGATTCGGAATAATTTCTTTAGTTTTAAGCGATTCTTGTTCTTTTAAAGGCGGTAGCATTTTATTTTCTTCTTCATCTTCATCGTCTACACTTTCACGATAAATTTTATAAAATCCATCAAAGGTGATAGTCGATCCGGTTGCTTTTGCTAAATATTCTTTATTTTCCGAAGCTAAACTTGCAACCACCAAATCCATTATCACATTTTCCATTTGGCAGGCTACAGTTCTTTTCCAAATCAACTCATAAAGCTTATAATAATCCTTTTCTAGCAGTTCTTTTAAGTTATCGGGAGTATAAGTGATATTTGTCGGTCTTATCGCCTCATGAGCTTCTTGAGCGTTTTTTACTTTGGATTTGTAAATTCTAGGGCTACTAGGTAAATATTTATTGCCATAGCTTGTATCAATTAACTTACGTATATCTGCTATTGCGTCATTTGATAATGTAACGCCGTCGGTTCTCATATAGGTAATAAGTCCTATAGTTTCCTTACCTATGTCAACGCCCTCATAAAGTTTTTGTGCTATTTGCATAGTCTTTTTAGCACTAAAACCTAATTTTCTTGCTGCTTCTTGTTGTAGTGATGAAGTAATAAAAGGAGGTTGCGGTGCACGTTTTTGTTGTTTCTTTTCTATCTTATCAACGTGAAATTTTTGAGATTTTAATTTTTCAGTTAAATCTTTGGCGTCTTTTGCGTTAATAATTGAAAATTTTTCTAATTTCTGATCGTTTACATGAGTCAATTGAGCAGTAAATAGTTCATTATTACTACTTTGTATTTTGATGCTAATATCCCAATATTCTTCTGACTTAAAACGCTCTATTTTATCTTCTCGCTCACATATTAATCGCAGAGCCACGGATTGTACACGTCCCGCCGATTTACATCCCGGTAACTTACGCCATAAAAGAGGCGAAAGGGTAAAGCCAACTAAATAGTCTAAAGCTCTTCTTGCTTGTTGGGCATTTACTAAATTAGTGTCAAGTTTCCTAGGGTTCTCAACGGCATGAATAATTGCTTTTTTAGTAATCTCATTAAAGGCTACTCTTTTGAAAAAATCATCGGATTTAACTTTATTCTTTTCTTTTATTACCTCTGCAACATGCCATGAGATAGATTCACCTTCACGATCAGGATCGGTTGCAAGATATACTGAATCAGCTTTTTTAGCATCTTTAACTATGGCATCTACATATTTACTGGCTTTATCGGAAATATCGTATTTCATTGCAAAATTTTCATCAGGCAATACCGAGCCTTTTTTTGAAGGTAAATCTCTGATGTGACCGAATGATGCAATGACCTTAAACTCATCACCTAAATATTTATTTATCGTTTTTGCCTTTGCTGGCGATTCTACTATTACTAATTTCATCTATTTATTATAAACTAATGATATTTTATTGCCGGTGTGAAGTATTGTTTTGCCGGCGAGTTCTAATTCTAATATTACGTATATATAATAGGAAGCGGTAATTCCGTTTCTTTTTGTAAATATTTAAAATCTATCGGTGCTGCTGATAGTAATTCCAATATAGCAGTAAGCTCCTTTAACATATCTCGTATTTACTGTTCCTAGCTCAACAAAATCCTTAAATAATCCATAATCTTTTTTCATAAATTTTTCATATTGCGGTAAATTAGCTACAATATCATCCACTGATTCCACTAAATATGCTCCCTCTCTAAT contains:
- the topA gene encoding type I DNA topoisomerase; translated protein: MKLVIVESPAKAKTINKYLGDEFKVIASFGHIRDLPSKKGSVLPDENFAMKYDISDKASKYVDAIVKDAKKADSVYLATDPDREGESISWHVAEVIKEKNKVKSDDFFKRVAFNEITKKAIIHAVENPRKLDTNLVNAQQARRALDYLVGFTLSPLLWRKLPGCKSAGRVQSVALRLICEREDKIERFKSEEYWDISIKIQSSNNELFTAQLTHVNDQKLEKFSIINAKDAKDLTEKLKSQKFHVDKIEKKQQKRAPQPPFITSSLQQEAARKLGFSAKKTMQIAQKLYEGVDIGKETIGLITYMRTDGVTLSNDAIADIRKLIDTSYGNKYLPSSPRIYKSKVKNAQEAHEAIRPTNITYTPDNLKELLEKDYYKLYELIWKRTVACQMENVIMDLVVASLASENKEYLAKATGSTITFDGFYKIYRESVDDEDEEENKMLPPLKEQESLKTKEIIPNQHFTEPPPRYSEASLVKKLEELGIGRPSTYASILSVLQDRKYVTLEKKRFIPEELGRLVTVFLVGFFRKYVEYDFTAGLENELDEIAAGKLEWKAALNNFWSGFNNNIKSVNEQKITEIISYVQKALDYHLFGENKESKVCPSCKTGELSLKLGKFGAFLACSNYPECTFRKSIVSGNDNNENEAELSAIPNGNKILGTDKDGIEIYLKKGPYGPYIQHGEQEGKVKPKRSPIPAILNQNDITLEIALKLLSLPLKIGIHKDSGEEIMIGYGKFGPYIKYMSKFISIPKKYDFLNLSLDDAMKLIEDNNAKLETTQG